One genomic window of Gemmatimonadales bacterium includes the following:
- a CDS encoding DinB family protein produces MPDLKRLFHYDQWANREALGSVRAIPSPPARSLKLIGHIVGAEALWHARLTGAQAPLPVWPDLAPGQVETWLGDLDRQWRKYLEQVVPERLGERVAYTNSRGEAFTSTVDDVLTHVVVHSAYHRGQIAADVRAAGHQPAYTDFIHAARTGRIS; encoded by the coding sequence ATGCCAGACCTGAAGCGACTGTTCCACTACGACCAGTGGGCGAACCGCGAAGCGCTCGGCTCGGTTCGCGCCATCCCTTCCCCGCCCGCCCGCAGCCTCAAGCTGATCGGCCACATCGTGGGCGCCGAAGCCCTCTGGCACGCGCGGCTGACGGGTGCGCAGGCGCCCCTTCCGGTGTGGCCGGACCTCGCGCCGGGCCAGGTCGAGACCTGGCTGGGCGACCTCGACCGCCAGTGGCGGAAGTACCTCGAGCAGGTGGTGCCCGAGCGGCTGGGCGAGCGCGTGGCGTACACCAACTCGCGAGGGGAAGCCTTCACGAGCACGGTGGACGACGTGCTGACGCACGTCGTCGTCCACTCGGCGTACCACCGCGGGCAGATCGCGGCGGACGTGCGGGCGGCCGGCCACCAGCCGGCCTACACGGACTTCATTCACGCGGCGCGCACCGGTCGGATTTCCTAG